A genome region from Erigeron canadensis isolate Cc75 chromosome 3, C_canadensis_v1, whole genome shotgun sequence includes the following:
- the LOC122591552 gene encoding uncharacterized protein LOC122591552, with protein sequence MSTQPTNSSQTTLVVSSPVPPPPPGRASYRRNKNNVTQTSTQDKGKEPMDSFQILELPKRTPAGNSSQENTKSGQTQRRSFYDDNGNPDPYNTGSRNVNFEDLLDLFTILQNLDKMIKTNQEYNQEQFRILESRIFENRPPVTPRNLFLTTPTAPESAAINTSLPTATLNFGSNIPQNTHAAGPSATMGAGLHNSSSFAGSFAFTNPFQGQGTNVYIAREFQKIKDMISSVPGFCNPISEVNPASYLINRYGDRIANVKIPKKFQVPNMKPYDGTTDPQEHIALYLEKMETVPIPSNLKEACLCRSFGSTLSGSTLKWLQSLPPLSMNSFADLTNLFYSQFSCSRTFEKLTDDHYKIIQKLHESLKDFMTRFTKESLNIPKLDMLTDIQALQRGLHKGSKFREDLIMMPCRNLDEAKARAARYIRLEENELTTSKLDALSYDRPNRKAETPVLKPRHKPYTRDVDNQVNDVEEDDGIEYPTLASYCFSVGTSDIIMALRDLGDKVRWPQQKNDGYFKKKVPSQWCAYHEDFGHITEDCKMLRREISTLLAKGYLTELHGRKKAKDVEGLDFSKPKSTQKADSPPANAKLIYTISGVSEVCGTTYSVAKRFAKQSKADKGERSVKKALISDSDIISFEEHFDDIMEPHLDGLVITLFIANHYVRRILIDNGNSVNIIMLETLRRMDISDEDINGKASPLIGFSGENKYTVSKIKLPVYVGGINSMQKFCVVDSLPGCNIILGRPWTHEMKVVPSTYHQCVKIPTPWGVVTVMGDQQEARECYTSSMKSVAKPTSQ encoded by the coding sequence ATGTCGACTCAACCAACTAATTCTTCGCAAACTACTCTTGTTGTTTCTTCTCCTGTGCCTCCTCCACCTCCAGGACGTGCTTCGTATCGTAGAAACAAGAACAACGTGACTCAAACTTcgactcaagataaaggaaaggAGCCGATGGACTCATTCCAGATCCTGGAATTACCTAAAAGAACTCCAGCAGGAAATTCGTCCCAAGAAAATACGAAATCGGGCcagactcaaagaagaagtttttaTGACGATAATGGCAATCCAGATCCCTATAATACCGGATCTAGGAATGTTAATTTTGAGGATCTGCTTGACTTGTTTACTATTTTGCAGAATCTTGATAAGATGATTAAAACTAATCAAGAGTATAATCAAGAACAATTCAGAATCCTTGAATCAAGGATTTTTGAAAATAGACCACCGGTGACTCCTAGAAATTTATTTTTGACGACTCCAACCGCTCCTGAATCTGCTGCTATTAATACGTCACTCCCAACTGCAACTCTTAATTTTGGGAGTAATATCCCGCAAAATACTCATGCTGCTGGACCATCAGCCACCATGGGTGCAGGTTTGCATAATTCTTCTAGTTTTGCTGGATCATTTGCTTTTACTAACCCATTCCAGGGACAAGGAACGAATGTTTACATTGCAAGGGAATTTCAGAAGATTAAAGATATGATCTCAAGTGTTCCTGGATTTTGCAATCCAATTTCTGAAGTTAACCCTGCATCTTATCTTATTAATAGATATGGTGACAGGATCGCAAACGTAAAAATTCCGAAGAAATTTCAAGTTCCAAATATGAAACCATATGATGGAACCACTGATCCACAGGAACACATCGCACTCTATCTGGAAAAGATGGAAACGGTACCAATTCCATCCAATTTGAAAGAAGCTTGCTTATGCAGAAGCTTTGGATCGACACTTTCAGGATCAACCTTGAAATGGCTGCAGAGTTTGCCTCCTTTATCCATGAATTCTTTTGCTGATTTGACAAATCTATTTTATAGTCAATTTTCATGCAGTAGGACTTTTGAAAAATTGACCGATGACCATTACAAAATAATTCAGAAACTACATGAATCACTTAAGGATTTTATGACTAGATTTACAAAAGAATCTCTTAATATTCCTAAATTAGATATGTTAACTGATATTCAAGCTTTGCAGAGAGGTCTTCATAAAGGATCTAAGTTCCGGGAAGATCTTATAATGATGCCATGTAGGAATTTAGATGAGGCAAAAGCAAGAGCAGCAAGATATATAAGGCTCGAAGAAAATGAGCTTACTACCTCAAAATTGGATGCCTTATCATATGATCGTCCAAATCGGAAAGCAGAGACCCCGGTCTTGAAACCAAGACACAAACCTTACACAAGGGATGTGGATAATCAAGTCAATGATGTCGAAGAAGATGACGGGATCGAATACCCTACTCTGGCATCATATTGTTTTTCAGTAGGAACATCCGACATTATAATGGCGCTTAGAGATCTTGGAGACAAGGTGAGATGGCCTCAACAGAAAAACGACGGATATTTCAAGAAGAAAGTTCCTAGCCAGTGGTGTGCTTATCATGAAGACTTTGGTCACATCACTGAAGATTGCAAGATGTTGAGAAGAGAAATATCCACCTTACTAGCTAAGGGATATTTAACAGAATTACACGGAAGAAAGAAAGCCAAAGATGTTGAAGGCTTAGATTTTTCCAAAccaaaatcaacacaaaaagCAGATTCCCCACCAGCAAATGCAAAACTAATTTATACCATTTCTGGGGTATCGGAAGTATGCGGAACAACATATTCAGTAGCGAAAAGATTTGCAAAGCAGAGTAAAGCAGATAAAGGAGAAAGAAGTGTGAAGAAAGCTTTGATTTCAGACTCAGACATCATCTCCTTTGAAGAACATTTTGATGATATCATGGAACCTCATCTTGATGGTCTGGTAATTACTCTTTTTATTGCTAACCATTATGTTCGTAGGATCTTAATAGACAATGGAAACTCGGTGAATATCATCATGCTAGAAACATTAAGAAGAATGGACATCTCAGATGAAGACATTAATGGGAAAGCTTCTCCTTTGATCGGATTTAGTGGCGAAAATAAATATACTGTTAGCAAAATAAAATTGCCAGTATACGTTGGAGGGATAAATTCGATGCAGAAGTTTTGTGTTGTGGATTCTCTTCCAGGATGCAATATAATTCTGGGAAGACCTTGGACACATGAGATGAAGGTGGTACCTTCAACATATCACCAATGTGTTAAAATTCCAACACCTTGGGGAGTAGTTACTGTCATGGGAGATCAGCAAGAAGCTAGGGAATGCTATACATCCAGCATGAAGTCAGTTGCAAAGCCAACTTCACAATAG